Part of the Coregonus clupeaformis isolate EN_2021a chromosome 31, ASM2061545v1, whole genome shotgun sequence genome, tccagtcatcattcaccattcagttactactgggcaaaacataacccaaaacacaaccaaaacaaattgcaaatgcatccaacgagtttgtagagtcacaagcttgatgtagtcacattgtgtgcaaggaatatgggaccaaatactagactagatacataaagtgctttcatttctaaatggtcaaacagatatgtttgaaaataccctcaaataaaggGTGACATTacgtactgtcgcctcatattaaacatttgatctcaaatccaaaatgctggagtatagagccaaatttaaAAATCCTAAATACATATGGAGGggagtgtacagtcgtggtcaaacgttttgagaatgacacaagtattattcttcacaaagtttgctgcgtcagtgtttttagatatttttgtcagatgttactatgttatactgaagtataattacaagcattccataagtgtcaaaggcttttattgacaattcaattacgtttatgcaaaggtctttttcaagacctctgcaatccgccctggcatgctgtcaattaacttctgggccacatcctgactgatggcagcccattcttgcataatcaatgcttggagtttgtcagaatttgtgggtttttgattgtccacccgcctcttgaggattgaccaccagttctcaatgggattaaggtctggagagattcctggccatggacccaaatttcaatgttttgttccctgaacCACTTAGtaatcacttttgccttatggcaaggtgctccatcatgctggaaaaggcattgttcgtctccaaactgttattggatggttgggagaagttgctctcggaggatgtgttggtaccattctttattcatggctgtgttcttaggcaaaattgtgagtgagcccactcccttggctgagaagcaaccccacacatgaatggtctcaggatgctttactgttggcatgacacaggactgatggtagcgctcaccttgtcttctccggacaagcttttttccggatgccccaaacaatcgggaaggggattcatcagagaaaatgactttaccccagtcctcagcagtccaatccctgtaccttttgcagaatatcagtctgtccctgatgtttttcctggagagaagtggcttcctcgctgcccttcttgacaccaggccatcctccaaaggtcttcgcctcactgtgcgtgcagatgtactcactcctgcctgctgccattcctgagcaagctctgcactggtggtgccccgattccgcagctgaatcaactttaggagacggtcctggcgcttgctggactttaggagacggtcctggcgcttgctgggcGCCctaaagccttcttcacaacaattgaacctctctccttgaagttcttgatgatccgataaatggttgatttaggtgcaatcttactagcagcaatatccttgcctgtgaagcactttttgtgcaaagcaatgatgacggcacgtgttttcttgcaggtaaccatggttaacagaggaagaacaatgatttcaaacaccaccctccttttaaagcttccagtctgttattctaactcaatcagcatgacagagtgatctccagccttgtcctcgtcaacactctcacctgtgttaacgagagaattaCTGACAtaatgtcagctggtccttttgtggcagggctgaaatgcagtggaaaagttttttgggaattaagttcattttcatggctaagagggactttgcaattacttgcaattcatctgatcactcttcataacattctggagtagatgcaaattgccatcataaaaattgaggcagcagactttgtgaaaattaatatttgtgtcattctcaaaacttttgaccacgactgtagaagcAATACTAGGGGGTCCCTCAAGTTTAACTCAGGTTCTTGCACCCCAGTCCAACCCTATAGGCCTATTGGAGGATGCAGACCAGTCTGGAGAGGTGCAGATAACTGAGTTACAATTGGGTGTGGCAGTACCCCTCAGCGCAACTATCACTGGGGACGGggcccccacattctgaaattgcttttttgtcccccccagttttatcattggaatgtgatacaaaacgaggcaacggtgtgatttaggaccatgcggacgccttcgagcggtcgggtaggctgtttggagtgtttaccctactggataaaaaatatatatatacagtaccagtcaaaagtttggacacacctactcattccagggtttttctttatttttactattttctaaattctactatgaaataacacatatggaatcatgtagttaccaaaaagtgttaaacaaatcaaaatatattttatatttgagattcttcaaatagccaccctttgccttgatgacagctttgcacactcttgacattctctcaaccagcttcatgaggtagtcacctggaattcatttacattaacaggtgtgccttcttataagttaatttgtggaatttatttccttcttaatgtgtttgagccaatcagttgtgttgtgacaaggtaggggtggtatagagaagatagccctatttggtaaaagaccaagtccatattatggcaagaacagctcaaataagcaaagagaaatgacagtccatcattactttaagacatgaaggtcagtcaatacggaacatttcaagaactttgaaagtttcttcaagtgctgtcgcaaaaccaatcaagcgctatgatgaaactggctctcatgaggaccaccacaggaatggaagacccagagttacctttgctgcagaggataagttcattaaagttaccagcctcagaaattgcagcccaaataaatgcttcacagagttcaagtcacagacaagtTTATCTTTCCTGCAAATACCTTTTCTCTACATACATTACCGTGTGTATGAGTAAGCTCATAAATACCAAAGGAGTTTGTTTTTCTTTCATCATTGAGTAATGAATCATACACTACATTTATTTAATTACCAATATTTACTTTGCTCTAGGCCTGTGGTACTTTGAGTTGTGGTACACCTTAGCTCTCAAGTAGCTTTTTAGAATTGTGTGATCCTCCTTTTGAACAAAGTATCAAGCCTTGACCAAAATGTTTACCTCGACCTATGAATGAAATAGTAGGTGACTCATCAGTAGTCTCTAGAGACTAATTTATGAGAAGCAATGCTCTAGTGTAAACCTGAAAGTTGACATGCTTTCCATGCATATTATCTATTGACCATCAATCTTGCAATTATATCCCACATGATTAAACGTTTCAGTGCCCACAGAGATTTTACAGAGGTTCTACAGTTACAGCGCTAATGTGTCAGTACTCATGCCTTGTTCAGTTGTCtgatccccctttctctctctctctctcccgctctctctctcgctctctctctctctctctctctctctctctctctctctctctctctctctctctctctctctctctctctctcccccctacagtGAGGAGCATCTACCCTCCATAGAGACACCCCTTTCAAGAGCTGATTCACCAAACATCTCCTTTGTTATTTTAATAATTGTCATGGGACAATTATTAATTCCCTAAAAAGATATGCTGAAAAATTGAAGGCATTTCATATTTAAACTGACATGAACAAAGTCAATTGAGGAAATATATATGATCAATCAAGAGAACAtttaatatctaacagttcttcATGATTTTTAAAACGACTTGAAAGAGAATTGGTAAAATGAACATCAAAATAACCACTTAATTGTCTTGTATTGGAGGTGATTTATCAACATATTAGAACTAAGGTTGGGTCATGACTAATTTGACATGCATGTTGTCATGGTGACcagcccctccaccccctcccccctcctctggtTGGTCCAGCTTTTGCTGTGGCTTCACCACCATGGACCTCAGCTGACAGAGGCCGTGCCCCCATGTCCCAACCCCTGTAGCTGCTCCAATCAGGCAAGCCGAGTCATCTGTACAAGGAAGAGTTTAGAGGACGTACCGGACAGTATTTCTGTGAACACAAGATACCTCAACTTACAAGAGAACACGATTCAGGTAAATATGCCTTTCTCTTATTACATTTACCCACAATCCATACATGTACGCATATGAACAGAGTATGCTTTACGGCAGAGAGGTTTCATGTGGCTACAATGTACCAGCATGTTTTTATATATCTCAACAGGTGATAAAGTCAGACACGTTCAAGCACCTGCGGCATTTGGAAATACTGCAGCTCTCCAAGAACCACATCCGACAAATTGAGGTGGGCGCGTTCAATGGCCTGCCAAACCTCAACACCCTGGAGCTCTTTGACAATCGCCTCACGCTGGTACCGTCACAGGCCTTTGAGTACCTCAGCAAACTGCGGGAGCTCTGGCTACGGAACAACCCCATCGAGACACTGCCAGCGTACGCCTTTCACCGCGTTCCCTCCCTGCGCCGGCTCGACCTGGGCGAACTCAGGAAGCTGGACTACATCTCCGAGGCCGCCTTTGAGGGCCTGGTCAACTTGCGCTTCCTGAACCTGGGCATGTGCGGCCTGAAGGACATCCCCAACCTCACGCCCTTGGTGAGACTGGAGGAGCTGGAGCTGTCGGGAAACCAACTGGGGCTCGTCAGGCCGGGCTCCTTCCAGGGCCTGGTGTCGCTGCGCAAACTGTGGCTCATGCACTCCAAGGTGACGGTCATTGAGCGCAATGCCTTcgacgacctgaagaacctggAGGAGCTCAACCTGTCCCACAACTCTCTGCATTCGCTGCCCCACGACCTCTTCACTCCACTGCACCAGTTGGAGCGGGTGCACCTCAACCACAACCCCTGGGTGTGCAACTGCGATGTCCTGTGGCTCAGCTGGTGGCTCAAGGAGACGGTGCCCAGTAACACCACATGCTGCGCCCGCTGCCACGCGCCACCAGTCCTGAAGGGCCGGTACATTGGTGAGCTGGACCAGAGCCACTTCACATGCTACGCTCCCGTCATCGTAGAGCCACCCACCGACCTCAATGTCACAGAGGGCATGGCCGCGGAGCTGAAGTGTCGCACTGGCACCTCCATGACGTCTGTCAACTGGctcaccccaaatggcaccctcatGACCCACGGATCGTACCGCGTCAGGATCTCAGTCCTTCATGACGGCACCCTGAATTTCACCAACGTGACTGTGCAGGACACAGGCCAATACACCTGCATGGTGACCAACTCCGCCGGCAACACCACGGCGACTGCAGTGCTCAACGTGTCCTCCTCCGACTCCAGCAACCCCTACAGCTTCTTCACCACTGTCACTGTTGAAACTGTGGAAACAAACAATGGTGAGGATGCTGGGAGGCAGTACATCAACGAAACCTACGTACCGCCAGATTACCTGGGTCCCACTTTTTCAGGAGGGGTACTGGGTAAAGGCAGGGCTGGATTCACCATATCTCcatctcgctcttctctctcctctttctccccgcGAGCCACCAGAAATACTGAAAATACAGTCACAGTGTCGATAATGGACGTCACAAACATCACTGGCCTGGACGACGTGATGAAGACCACCAAGATCATCATCGGCTGCTTTGTGGCCATCACCTTCATGGCAGCCGTGATGCTGGTGGTCTTCTACAAGCTGAGGAAGCAGCACCAGCTGCACAAGCACCATGGCCCCACCCGCGCCATCGAGATCATCAACGTGGAAGACGAGATTGGTGCCGGGGCCGGGAGCGGCATCTCAGGGGGATCGACCATGCAATCCGGGTGCGGAGGAGACGGAACATTGAGAATGCATCACCCGGAAATAGTCAACCTTCCCAACTTCGGGCGATCAGAGCATCTTAACCATTACTACAAGGCCAATCATTTCAACAACAACGTGATGGGTCTGAGCATTGGGACAGGGGCAGGAGTCGGTACTCTAAGCAACAAGAACAATCCGTCTCCACTTAACCAGCAAGGCCAGGATATCCCGATCTCCTGTACACAGGTCCCAATCTCCTCAGCCACTTTCCAGACCATGTCTGGAAACGGCACCAACACCAACCCTCTTTCTGTTTCCCCACCTCTGCCAATGTCCCTCCCCATGCCCCCCATGGGATTACACGGATCGATCAAGGGTTTCATGGTCCAGAACCAGAATCCACAAATGGAGCCTCTTCTGTTCAAGGGAAACTCAAAGGAAAACGTTCAAGAGACTCAAATTTGAGAAcaaagagtgaggagagagagagagagagagagagtgcaagggaaagacagagaggggattGATGGCTGGTTTACGCACTGAATGATTAGACACTACAGTGCATTAACATTACACCAAGAGAGAGGATAGACTGACACCGCAATACACAAACACATAGACTGGTCAGCTAAAGTGTACTGAGCCAAGGATTACCACAATGGGCCACTTGTGTTTGGAGTAACGGTCACGGCAATGGAGTTAAAAATCGAACATCGCTACAATGTAAATCTGTGCCAAAGCAAATGTTTCTTGCAGTTTCTACGAGTTGTATTCACATAGAATAAGTAACCTTTCCAAGTACTGTTGCTCAATCCCCTAAGTCTTTGTTGGCAAGTCAGTCAAGACTTAAGACATGCACAGCACTTACCACATTGACGTTTGAGTTATGAGACATTACAGGAAAAAATACTAGACATTTCTCTTTTACAGAAAACACTTGCGAAAGACTCTCTGATATAAACTCAATAGTCTCCCTTGAGGCCGTAGGTAGGCAGAAATTGAAGGACaaaaggtacagtacagtacaaattACTGtgaaaattcacaaattctataAGTATATTTTCATTTGAATATGTAACATTGCAGATTCCAATGCAGAGATATTTTGGAGGATGTATGAGCTGTAATAGTTTGTTTTGTGAATAATCAGGGGTGGTGATTGTGAAGGTTGATTATACGATACATATGTTTTGAGTTTGGCTACTTCTCCAAAACATAAGGGCTCAATTGCAACACTCATTGTGATTCTATGAATTTGGCTTCCATGAATATTGGAAAATCGTAGGAGAGGTCCCACAGTTTTCTGTTTGACAAGCTTTTGTCTGTGTTTCACTCCCTCTGCAGTGATGATAACTGGACAATTCTGTTCTTGTTTGTTTTGAGAGTATATTCCATATATTCCAGCAGGCTACTTGATTATTAAAATGAGCTTCAGGTGCCAGCATGTGTCATCAGCAAATTTAGGTGAAATAACAAAACACATCAACAGTGAGCTAATATCTTGCAAAGAATTGTATGGGCAACGGGAAATGTTGACAAAGTGTAAAACAACAGATCAGTGGCAAGATATTTGCTATAAGTGGGGAATTTGATATGAACTCCTTTCTCATGGTGACCATTTTGATGCCACATAATACTGTCAAAAGGGTGATTAAATGCCTGTCTTTGAAATGGCATTCAGTCGGTGGATTCAACCACCATCTTTGGTTTAGTGTAACAGAAATGTATGATAATAGTATTTGGTTGTATGACAATTCTACAAACCACCTTTTTACAGTGTACCTTTCATGTGTTAATACCATTTAAAGCTTTGTGCATTTAAACTGTCGTCAATTATTTTTTGCTTAGTTTGATATAATGTGTACAATTGTCTAGCCATGTGTCAttcacataaataaataaatacataaatcatATATCGAGGTCTTGGAGGTCAATGGAAACCAATTGAAACATGCAGTAGTAGGCTACATTTTTCAATATAGGTTGAACCTATATGGTATACGATTCACCCATTAGTCATCTTGGTAACCATAGTATGATGTCTGTTCTCTTAATATCTCATGACAGGCTTTTAGTCATTCTTATGAGAGAGTTACATTGGCATTAAAAGGCTGCTTAAAGTGACACAGAATCCAGTTTGTCTCCTGAAAAAGCTTCCGCTTCACTTCTTAACTCCGAGAAAATGTGAAAATGGTTGTTGCAATTGAGAGCCAACTGAACACGCCAACCACATTCAAGTGAAAGACCGATTGTTGCAGCTGAGATTAGACGTATGTGTAAGTGTAATCCTACACACAGTAAGTAGTATTTTTGTATATGGAGGTGATCTTGCACCAACATGGTGCTCTATGTAATTTGTTAACCACTAAACATTCGCTTTTGCTGCACCCCTCTCCTCGCAGTGCTGCATACATTTTCAGAGCTGTTGCCTTGAGTGTGTTGAGTGGGGATTCTTCTGATCTACTAGTTACTCCTGTAATGAGTGCACCACTAGAAACAAAG contains:
- the LOC121547192 gene encoding leucine-rich repeat-containing protein 4B-like, whose product is MHVVMVTSPSTPSPLLWLVQLLLWLHHHGPQLTEAVPPCPNPCSCSNQASRVICTRKSLEDVPDSISVNTRYLNLQENTIQVIKSDTFKHLRHLEILQLSKNHIRQIEVGAFNGLPNLNTLELFDNRLTLVPSQAFEYLSKLRELWLRNNPIETLPAYAFHRVPSLRRLDLGELRKLDYISEAAFEGLVNLRFLNLGMCGLKDIPNLTPLVRLEELELSGNQLGLVRPGSFQGLVSLRKLWLMHSKVTVIERNAFDDLKNLEELNLSHNSLHSLPHDLFTPLHQLERVHLNHNPWVCNCDVLWLSWWLKETVPSNTTCCARCHAPPVLKGRYIGELDQSHFTCYAPVIVEPPTDLNVTEGMAAELKCRTGTSMTSVNWLTPNGTLMTHGSYRVRISVLHDGTLNFTNVTVQDTGQYTCMVTNSAGNTTATAVLNVSSSDSSNPYSFFTTVTVETVETNNGEDAGRQYINETYVPPDYLGPTFSGGVLGKGRAGFTISPSRSSLSSFSPRATRNTENTVTVSIMDVTNITGLDDVMKTTKIIIGCFVAITFMAAVMLVVFYKLRKQHQLHKHHGPTRAIEIINVEDEIGAGAGSGISGGSTMQSGCGGDGTLRMHHPEIVNLPNFGRSEHLNHYYKANHFNNNVMGLSIGTGAGVGTLSNKNNPSPLNQQGQDIPISCTQVPISSATFQTMSGNGTNTNPLSVSPPLPMSLPMPPMGLHGSIKGFMVQNQNPQMEPLLFKGNSKENVQETQI